One window of Mediterraneibacter butyricigenes genomic DNA carries:
- a CDS encoding ABC transporter ATP-binding protein, which produces MSILQTIDLKKYYGTEPNITRALNGVNFTVEQGEFVAVVGTSGSGKSTLLHMMGGLDTPTSGSVIVRGEELAKKNDDELTIFRRRNIGFIFQNYNLVPILNVYENIVLPVELDGDTVDQKFMDEVVYMLALEDKLENMPNNLSGGQQQRVAIARALITKPAIILADEPTGNLDSKTSADVLGLLKHTSGEFNQTIVMITHNNEIAQLADRIVRIEDGKIVG; this is translated from the coding sequence ATGAGCATTTTACAAACAATCGACTTAAAGAAGTATTACGGCACAGAACCAAATATTACTCGTGCCCTTAATGGTGTAAATTTTACTGTGGAACAGGGAGAATTTGTTGCCGTAGTTGGAACTTCCGGCAGCGGTAAGTCTACATTGCTTCACATGATGGGAGGACTTGATACCCCCACTTCCGGCAGCGTGATTGTACGGGGAGAAGAACTCGCAAAAAAGAATGATGATGAATTGACAATTTTCCGCCGTCGTAACATCGGATTTATCTTCCAAAATTATAATCTGGTTCCGATTTTGAATGTATATGAAAATATCGTCCTGCCTGTGGAACTGGATGGCGATACAGTAGACCAGAAATTTATGGACGAAGTTGTGTATATGTTGGCTTTAGAAGATAAACTGGAAAATATGCCGAACAATCTTTCAGGCGGTCAACAGCAACGTGTAGCGATTGCACGAGCTTTAATTACGAAGCCTGCGATTATCCTTGCTGATGAACCGACCGGAAATCTTGATAGCAAGACCAGTGCAGATGTGTTAGGGCTTTTGAAGCATACCAGCGGAGAATTTAATCAGACCATTGTAATGATTACTCACAACAACGAGATCGCTCAACTCGCAGACCGCATTGTACGGATTGAAGATGGTAAAATTGTTGGCTAA
- a CDS encoding ABC transporter permease, which translates to MNYPFENDTSAVIKKLARKSVRFDKKKNLFCLSAIIVAVAMIMMSLLTVQNIIYQNQKEIEGLHQGIFFDITQDSKEKLLANEEVKSVGLSCNIKTVKENSKELSLIYYDDDMLSLIPAFDGKYPEKASEIAVTDAFFASENKSPEINAIVQLNLDGTLKNYTIVGIYHDKTSNAYPVFVSLEKCRELRGNNLLNGYVWLENADTLTKDEATEILSQISEETGLNNWTVSSYYDYVNTTLSFSNYAVYGVVAAILFLAAALVIYSIFYISVGQKVAEFGQLRTIGASKKQIYKIVLKQGYMLAVPGILIGSIMGTIISYCLQSKGWSVFAFIVSLCGACLFGILLVYISVRKPAKIAANTSPISALKNPVGIVNYRTHKRHRITPVYLAKISFSRNRKKSLLTILSLGLCGVIFFLAASYQSSFNAESMARYWDMKYGDFKISIDLENESENLDALLQKEYFSDYVKRVGDIEGVSNIFTYATVPVDFSTDNDISDSTLMLGYNEKDLASLNAAVLSGNITDDTELVVSDPERIYDVYHWKPQIGDTVTFNFKNHSGKTITKAFKIGAITSSNDGMGGYIFRMPENMLKELAGYDCTYAIEIQAEAEYQEIIEQELKLLVSDNRDVRLQTLQDFIVEHQSDNRAGFTLAYAIAAILWIFAVINQINLTVTNLLSQKQEMGTLKSIGMTNKQLKQAFMMEGLFTTLIALLITAVVGIPGGYAIGIFLKNAGMSTGFVFPVVAFTFFAVAMFMLESLMTILLIHSWKKQSVIAIMRN; encoded by the coding sequence ATGAATTATCCTTTTGAAAATGATACCAGTGCAGTAATTAAAAAATTAGCACGAAAAAGTGTGCGTTTTGATAAGAAGAAAAACTTATTTTGCCTTTCGGCAATTATTGTAGCCGTTGCTATGATAATGATGTCGTTGCTCACAGTGCAAAATATCATTTATCAAAATCAGAAAGAAATCGAAGGATTACATCAAGGGATTTTCTTTGACATTACGCAGGACAGTAAAGAAAAGTTGTTAGCAAACGAAGAAGTAAAAAGTGTAGGACTTTCCTGTAATATCAAAACAGTGAAAGAAAATTCTAAAGAACTGTCTCTGATTTATTATGATGATGACATGCTTAGTTTGATTCCTGCCTTTGACGGAAAATATCCAGAGAAAGCAAGTGAAATTGCTGTTACAGATGCCTTTTTTGCCAGTGAAAATAAGTCTCCGGAAATCAACGCCATAGTTCAGTTGAATCTGGATGGTACTTTGAAGAATTATACTATTGTTGGTATTTATCATGATAAAACTTCTAACGCTTATCCTGTTTTTGTTTCACTTGAAAAATGCCGGGAATTACGTGGAAATAACCTGCTTAATGGATATGTTTGGCTTGAAAATGCAGATACCCTTACAAAAGACGAAGCAACAGAAATATTATCTCAAATTTCAGAGGAGACTGGACTGAATAATTGGACAGTCAGCAGTTACTATGATTATGTAAATACAACTTTGTCCTTCAGTAATTATGCGGTATATGGTGTAGTTGCTGCCATTTTGTTTTTAGCTGCCGCACTTGTAATTTACAGCATTTTCTATATTTCGGTTGGACAAAAAGTTGCTGAGTTCGGACAGCTTCGGACAATAGGGGCAAGTAAAAAGCAAATTTATAAAATAGTTCTTAAACAGGGTTATATGCTTGCAGTTCCGGGGATTTTAATTGGTAGTATCATGGGAACGATCATCAGCTATTGTCTGCAATCAAAAGGCTGGTCAGTATTTGCATTTATTGTTTCTCTATGTGGCGCATGCCTTTTTGGAATACTGCTTGTTTATATTAGTGTTCGTAAACCAGCAAAAATTGCAGCGAATACTTCTCCAATTTCCGCCCTGAAAAATCCAGTGGGAATTGTAAATTACCGCACTCACAAAAGACATCGTATTACGCCTGTATATTTAGCGAAAATCAGCTTTTCCAGAAACAGAAAAAAATCTCTATTGACCATTTTATCATTGGGACTGTGCGGAGTTATATTTTTCCTTGCAGCAAGTTATCAGAGTTCTTTTAATGCCGAGAGTATGGCTCGTTATTGGGATATGAAGTACGGAGATTTCAAAATCAGCATTGATTTAGAAAACGAAAGTGAAAATTTGGATGCTCTCTTGCAGAAAGAATATTTTTCTGATTATGTAAAGCGTGTTGGAGATATAGAGGGAGTTAGCAATATATTTACTTATGCTACCGTACCAGTTGATTTCTCAACAGACAATGATATTTCAGATAGCACCTTGATGCTCGGCTATAATGAAAAGGATTTGGCGTCGCTAAATGCAGCGGTTTTGTCTGGAAATATTACTGATGATACAGAATTAGTTGTAAGTGATCCCGAACGTATTTATGATGTTTACCATTGGAAACCTCAAATTGGGGATACTGTGACCTTTAATTTCAAAAATCATAGTGGTAAAACAATAACAAAAGCATTCAAAATTGGTGCAATCACTTCCAGCAATGATGGAATGGGTGGCTATATTTTCAGAATGCCGGAAAATATGCTCAAAGAACTTGCAGGTTATGACTGTACATACGCAATCGAAATACAAGCAGAAGCTGAATATCAGGAGATAATCGAGCAAGAACTCAAATTACTCGTTTCTGACAATAGGGATGTTCGCTTACAAACCCTTCAAGATTTTATTGTAGAACACCAATCAGACAATCGTGCAGGTTTTACATTAGCTTATGCGATTGCAGCCATCTTGTGGATATTTGCGGTCATCAATCAAATCAATCTTACTGTGACAAATCTTTTATCACAGAAACAGGAAATGGGCACACTAAAATCTATTGGTATGACAAATAAGCAGTTGAAGCAAGCATTTATGATGGAAGGTCTTTTTACTACTTTGATTGCATTGCTTATAACTGCTGTTGTTGGAATCCCCGGCGGATATGCAATCGGTATATTTTTGAAAAATGCAGGCATGTCTACGGGATTTGTATTTCCGGTTGTTGCTTTTACTTTTTTTGCTGTTGCTATGTTTATGCTTGAAAGTTTGATGACAATATTGCTTATTCATTCATGGAAGAAGCAATCTGTTATTGCAATAATGCGAAATTGA
- a CDS encoding DUF6040 family protein has protein sequence MIEECQDKICYLTQERDYARTHQKIVEIPVEKPVLYEKCEACNRTAYQNAKAKYETQKERLAGQYKAKTVMFQTTLFLLAWYSLTTTLFQAVQSDMFLVDCKSFFNDLASFIQTFVGWTIDAGHSAAQISTKIPNAFIAGMVYWLLLILIVGICMAGTGMLAILIEIKVIELYKKNCWDVITLLMILTSVAIVIYFGESIKKVLSVNLLLLFVLSQGAYVGIRCYLKVWLEKRPY, from the coding sequence ATGATAGAGGAATGTCAAGATAAAATATGCTATTTAACACAGGAACGGGATTATGCCCGGACACATCAGAAAATCGTAGAAATACCGGTAGAAAAGCCGGTACTCTATGAAAAATGTGAAGCCTGTAACCGGACAGCCTATCAGAATGCAAAAGCAAAATACGAAACACAAAAAGAGCGACTTGCAGGACAGTATAAAGCAAAAACGGTAATGTTCCAAACAACCTTGTTCCTTCTTGCATGGTATTCGTTGACAACCACTCTTTTTCAAGCAGTACAGTCAGATATGTTCCTTGTCGATTGTAAATCATTCTTCAATGATTTAGCATCATTCATACAAACCTTTGTCGGATGGACGATTGATGCCGGGCATTCTGCGGCACAGATTAGTACAAAAATTCCAAATGCTTTTATAGCCGGAATGGTATATTGGTTATTGCTAATATTGATTGTAGGAATATGTATGGCAGGAACAGGGATGCTGGCGATACTGATAGAAATAAAGGTTATAGAATTATATAAGAAAAACTGTTGGGATGTTATTACTCTACTAATGATACTGACAAGTGTTGCTATTGTCATTTATTTTGGAGAATCAATCAAAAAAGTACTGTCAGTAAATCTTCTATTGCTTTTCGTACTTTCGCAGGGCGCATATGTTGGAATTAGATGTTATCTTAAAGTTTGGTTAGAAAAAAGACCATATTAG